GAGAGGTGGTCCTCTTCTGGATCCTGGAGatgcaagagaaacagaaggtaaaagagcaaaaaagagaTATGTGTTTCGGGATGAGTTCTTTGACATTTCTAAGCCCCATAtagctgcagctcctgagaagCAGCTGTGGCAGGGATGCCCAGAGGTGAGTGGCACAGAAGTACAgaccaacagcagcagagaggaacatCAAGACGGAGCCAAGAGTGAAGCTGGAGATTGTGTTGCCAGTGCTAGGAAGGTATGTTCTCCATAATACAGTAAATGACAAAAGCTCCTGGTAAATAATACATCACTGACACTGGGTTGCACATTTCAGTTTCCTGAGGTTGTGTAGTAGAGCAGGAACAATAGATTTTAAGATGCATGGTAAATGTAAGTACTCATGAGGGTAGCCTTGTGTCCCTTATGTCAGTAACATACATCCTGTGACTCAAAAGCAATCTTCTGATACTGTGGTCAGGTACTTGGACTGAAACTGTGGCAACTGTCAAGATTGTGCAAGTAACAAGAAGGACAGTATGACTTTACTTTCAATATGTAGATTGTTCAGTACTGTTCCTTTTGGATCAAACAAAAAAGGGAGTCACAGGTCTAAACTAACAAATGGAATAATGTAGACCtagtcatttttttcctgttattagTAAACTGCACTTGGCAGCTGAACAAATACCTTCTTGTGTGGGCCCAAAGGAGGCATGAACATGAACTGTGGCATGCACTAGGTACCTTCAGATCCCAGAGCCATGAGTAACATAACTACAGGTATTATGAGTAACATAACTAGGTATTTTGAGAGCATATTTTTTGCTTACTGGACTTATACTTGtgttagaaaaagaaagagatgaaaagattcttttgcttttaaaggagTTATTTTGTAATTCAggttcttattttttattttttttccttttcattatgGAGTAacaaggattttcttttttttccccaccgTTTGCTCATTCTGCAGAAACGTAAAAGGAAATGTGTATACAACCAAGGTGAGCTGGATGCCTTAGAATACCATTCAAGGGTAAGTTTGAACAACGGTATGTTTTGCAAGACATATTACCTGACTTTGGACTGTGTATGGAGGGCAAGACATGGCTGCAGACAAGTTCTGTTCTTGTAGCTTGTTCCAGTAATGGAAAGGTCATCTCTCTGGTTCTTAAATGTTGTGCTCCAAGATGTCCCACTTCTGCTAATGAGGAAAGATTCTTCCCTCTGGGCTTTTACATTGTTGTACTAAGGCATCATGGACGAATTAGAATTCAAGTTTCTGTTCACAATCACATCAGTGATATACTGGTGAAGTTACAAGTGTGTTAGTAAATCATAGAAATATAATATGTGGATAATACTTGATGTATTCTTACTGCTTTCCTAAGTAGTGATATGGACCTGAACTGGGACCTACACTCgctttcttttctctgacaaatgtagtaattttattgggctttttgtttgattttgttccCCTTGGACTATATTTAAATtactacatttttcttcttttacatgACAACAATTTTGTGGTAAACATGTACAGCTTGCTAGAATACAGTGTAGAGATGCTGTAATTATTGTGAATAAGCTCTGAATGTGCAGAATTGCCTTTAAGGAGAGGGGTTTGAAGTTCAACATCAAATATAGGTTTTTAAGTATGAAAACCTTTCAACTAAAAGCCATTTAACAATAGGAAtaagggaagaaataaagagaagtCTGATATCTTGGAGAGCTGTGTAACTTCAGATAATTTTTGGTGAATATGCAAAAaagacagttttgaaaaatacttgatCCCAGTTAGCCTCCAATATCATTCACTAATTAGAGTATATTGGGTTTTTCTACTGTATTTCAAGTGTTAAAGGCTGACTAgtaaattcagattattttggcACTTACTCATATATTTATAATTGTTTTCCaacctcccccttccctcctcctgatTTATGTCTGCCAGTGAAAACAGGCATTGAATCTGTGTGAGTTTCAGTCAGAGTCAACATAGGGAATAATTCAAAATATGCTAAATTTCTTCAACAACATTTGTTTAAACTACTGTTTAAATTGCATATAGTAGAGAGGCTTTGTCCACCTGTGAATTAACTTGTGTGTAAGAAGAAAAGCCATCTGTGTTAATTCAGCTGTGCAACTTGTTGCATTTTCAAAGATAAATGTATTAATTCAGTTAAAGCAGTATGAAATTTTACTATCACAAGCCTAGGTACTAAAAATTGTGACTCTGTCCCCACAGATATCTAGGTGATGGTCCtattaaagaatgaaaaaaaaaataaatcctcccCCAGTTCATTTGGAAGTTGTAATAAGgagtattttgtaaaaaatatctTGTAAAGTTGAGGATTCTAGAATCGAGCTTTAGGAATCctaaaaagcatttgaaaccTTTGATAAAGCCACTGTAACTGGTGACATTGCTATGCTAAATGAACAAAAATGCCTCATTGGTAATTCAAAATCATAAAGGCTTAATGATTTGGGAATAAACTAGGTCTCCAAATGCTGTAAAGGAGGGGTGCTGAAGTGAATGAGAGTGTATATAGATCCAATAATCTTGTCTTCCTGGACTCAACGGCAGATCATTTGAGAGGTGTGTCACTtagaaaagttgaaaaaaaattatagtaatttaatttgatttactTATTGTCTTTCcatattacttttaaaatgcacaggctattgtttttcaaagagaattaaaatgtgGAGAAATACtggttggctgttttttttaaaacatgtttatgGACACAGTAACTTGAAATTAGATTAAAATTTGATCATTTGCTTCAAATTAATTCTTTGCAATTTATGTTTGTTTGGAATAATAATATTCTACCTCTATTGTctatgaaatgttttatttggtattctctcactctttctttcttcaggcTTCAAATAATTGCCacttcaccaaaaaaaaccaataaaaattaGTATGGCTTCATCAGCATGCCCCTGTAGCTTTTGAGACAGTGTTCTTGGTATTTGGCAAAGATCCTTTTCCATTCTGCAGATTGAAAATGTTTGGTTTCTCTCTCTTATTCCCTCATCAAGTAGATTATtgaaagattatttatttttcccctgtttcTTTATACAGGTCAGGAAGCTCATTTGGGAAGGCACTTTGCACCTTGTTCAAGAAGGACTCAAAAGTGGTTTTCTTCACCCTGCTACTGCAGAGCTCAGTAGCAGGAAGAATGTTGTCCCTGGACACACTGGCTGTGGATTGGCTGAATTATGTGAAATGGCAAAGCAGTTTCCATCTGTGAATGAAAGTGACCATCAAGCTGTACATGTGCTAGATGATGAAACCTCCATTCCAGAGCAGGACGTGCTTTCGTGTGTTACAGAAAACAGCTCAAACTGGGCGAAGACAGTTGTCTTAATGGGGCAGAAGTATTTGGTGCCACCaaaaagcagtttccttttATCTGATATTTCATGTTTGCAGCCCCTGCTGAACTGTAAGTGTCTTTAGGCATTAGAAATTACCGCTTCTCTCCTGCTGAGAATAGCAGTTAACGTAAATATGACTAAGGACTCAGTGAACAGATTTTAATATACAGCATCACACTGAtaggagatgctgctgcaagCTTTGAAAGTGGTATTTCTAATTTTGTGCAAATAGGTGAGGTTTTTCAAAGGAATCTTGAATGTTTATGAGCTCATGTCATGGTGAGGTTATCTGTCTCGCCTTTAAAATCTATCCTTTAAAAATCTCAGCCACTTACGTGAAGCCCAAAATACAGCAGTTTGTGAGCGTGTTCTGAGCCACTGTTGAGTACAGAAGTCATGCAAATACACTAAATTGGGActagctgtgctgctgggtccCTGTTCCACAGGATGAGGCTTTAACATAGGTAGGaccatgctgctgctggggtgatgTTCCTGCTATATTCATTTTTAGCTGGATTAGACCATGGGAGAGGAATGAGATGATGCACTTCAAGGATTCCCTTACAGATTCATCCTGGTCAATGACAGGGTCTGTGTATATAGGCATAAACTGATTGTGGAACCAACGCCAGTGTCCCCCAAAGAACTGCTGCACCCAACTCTAGGTGAAGGCCACTTTAGCAAGAATATGAGTAGCAAACACAAGCTGACTTCTCAGCTGCTACATTTCACAACTGAGGGTACTGGCTTAAGTCAAAATCAGTGACAGGGAAGTGGTGGGATTCTAGGATTAATAGCTCCTCTAAAAGTAAATCAGAAGCTATCCAAGCCAGTATTCTCAATCTTAATGGGCCATGCAGAAAGCTTTAAGCTGACAATAAGCAACAATCTTCACTGTGCTTCACCATTCTATTAACTTTCAATTTGACTATTATTACTAATCAGAACTAACATCAGACAGTCTTACAGGAAAGATGTTACCTGTGAGCAAGAGCTGGTGATTACTGCTCTATCCTCTAATCAGTAATTTTAGATTTATTagttatatatatttctttctcaTATGCAACTTATATAttcatggttttattttttttaagaagaaggAATGCAGAAGGTAGAATCTTGTTATcaaaataatagtaattataGCCAGTTGTCTTCTTTCAACTTTATGAAAGAGGAAGATCACTATTTTCTGAATCACAGCTATGCACATACCAAGTTTCAATTCTCCCAGAGGTCAGAGAGCAGTCCAGAAAATTtgagaaaatgctttttcaagTAACTAACAGtgaatattaataaaatgccatgactttagatttttttcatgtatttatttatttttatttacttagaAAATCTAGTGTCCATTTTAattcctatttttcttcttccctttcaccTGCCAAAAGAAGATTATTTCTTGCTTGTCAGCCCACTCTCAGTATGAAACCTCCAATGTTAAGAAAGGAATAAGATGTAGAAAGCGCATTTAATGGACATTAAATATTAAGTTGTTATTAGCTGTTTAAATAATTAGCATCAGACTCAAAGAAGGAACAAATATATTCTGTGGACAGTATAAAATTAAAGagtcatgttttttttcatggacATGTCCTGTATCCTCTATCTTCCAGCTAAAGTAAATGCATCTTGTCCCATGAAAACTCTTTCAGTTCTCTTCTTCCTGTccattaatttccatttcacaCACTGGGCCTagctctctgtctctcttcatCTCCAGTAGTGCAAAACACAGTTTTCCAAGGCTGGTTTGGAGCTTTTCATGTCCCGTTTGGCCTGCTGAAAGATCAGACAGCACGGGAATCTTGCATTCAGGACTGCAGACTTGCATTCAGCTGGTTGCCTTATTACAGAGTTTCTCTTAGGAAGTGTGGAGAAATTTTCATCTTTGAGACTTTTTACTCTTCtatcagtttttttttttcttttttttttctggaagttcTCAAGATGTTGTAAATTTCTTGGAGGGATCAGACACAGATCACATAAATGTTCTTTCAACAAGCATGCTATAAGCCTTTCAACTTCTTATCtggaaagaacagaagaagGTTGCAGTTTTGCTGTGTAATTGGCTCTTTAGATGCTGTCTGTGTGGGTAGCTAAGCCTTCATCAGTTTTAACTagtagatttattttaaaactagtatttcaaaactaatttactggcacttttttttttttgtaatttcactTTCCAGACAAGAAGAAGTATGATGTAATTGTGATTGATCCACCATGGGAGAACAAATCTGTTAAAAGGAGTAACAGGTAAATTTTATTGTCAAATCAAACCAAGTTTGTAATCTTTGCTTACAATGAGTaatgaacattttaatataCTGGTGTAGTCCAAGACCAATATAACTGAGACTGTAGCTTAAACTTGTAAATATTTTGGCACATGCCTACTTTCTATCTGTGATGTGTCTCAGGGGTTTCACTGAAATGGCTTGGATATTTTGTGTTCACAATATTTGCAAGACTAGATCTTAAATTACCTAACTGGTGAGAGAACATTAGTCATTgagatttaaaagcaaagcaactgtTTATAAGGCCCAGATCATGCAgatattaatttgaaattaatgggGTTACTTTAATGGGCATAGAACTAGATAAGTGTTTAAGTATTTCCTGGACTGAGGTTCAATTTAGAAGTTTTAGggttgattttttgttgttttgattttagtTTGAGCTTCAGCCTGATGGGTAGAAGAGGGAAAAGTGATAATGCAGCATTTATGTCCTCAAGTGCAATAGGAACTTTCTTAGTACTGTAGTTTATGAACTCATTAACTTAAACTATTATGGGCTTCCTGCTCCACTGAGTAACATCAGGCTTATGCCAGTGGAGCTCTCTTGATTACTGTAGAATTGTATCCATGTAAAAGAAGGGCAAACAGGAAATACGGCCATACAGCTTTCTAGAATAATGTCTACTGTAGCTTTTGAAGCTTGttatgaaaatgtaatttgaagACAGACAGACTAATTAGGTTTTTAGTTTGAAAGTCCTACATAAACCTCTAGAAACCCAGAGTTAAATTCATCCGAGTGCATTTCTTAACTGTGTAAGTTACTTAAAGGAAAACTGTAGTTATTCACAAGCATGAACTAGCCAGCAAGACCTTCTCACCCTtagaaaataaaggcaaaaagtGGAAGCACAATTGCTGCTGTAAGATACCTTGTTGATGGCTTatctttttaaagtatttcatGTCTGGGTAGCGAATTTTGTATTCTCTACTTGGAGTCTACTCCAAGAGGTATTTTGGATTTTATCCGTGTTACCCTTTTCTCACTGTTGCATTGCATAGGCATCCCAGGTACCCATTGGTTACCAATTCCAGTAGGCAGTGTGCCAGTGTTCTTGGTACTGCAGGGTGTAGGTTCCATGAATTGCAACTGGCTAATAGTGCAGAATAGCATAATGAGAAAAATGGTAGAACAGGACAGAATCTGGAAAGTGGAGTGGATTTGCTGATGTGGCATACAGCTAGCTCAGAAATGTGCAGAACTGTTCTGAATAAGCTAGAGAACTTTTAccatgaataaaataataacttctGCAAATAATTGGAGAAGTGATTACTCTTTTCTGACCTTTTAACTTAAATTAGTGTTGCCCTTAGGCTTGTAAATGACTCACCTGTCAGTCTCAGTCAGAAGAGCAATTGCTTATTATGAAAAGTGAATAATGTTACATTGACTAAAGAGCTACTTGTcactaaaaagcttttttccagCATAAAGATGAGAGAGTTAAGTTACATATGATCGTTCTTAAATGAAACATGGGATTTTAGAATTCACAACTCATGATACTCTATTTGGGGGAATAGTAGATATATGAGGCTAAAGGTTCTGCTCAGTAAAATTTGAGTGTGTACACTAATGATTTTATACCAGAGTCCATTAGATTTGACCACTGGGTGTCAGTCTTGAACCATTTTTATGACGTGTTTTCAGGAGATAGTTCTTGAAACACCTTGGCTGTTTAATTCTTTATCcatttctgttgctttgtgATTTTTGTATTTGGTATATGCTAACTTGCCTTTCTCACTGTACTGGCATATAGATACAGCTACTTGTCTTCGTGGCAAATCAAGCAGATTCCTGTACCAGCACTAGCGGCTCCAAATTGTCTTGTAGTCACGTGGGTGACTAATAGACAGAAGCATTTACGTTTTGTTAAGGATGAACTTTATCCTTATTGGTCTGTGA
This Apus apus isolate bApuApu2 chromosome 2, bApuApu2.pri.cur, whole genome shotgun sequence DNA region includes the following protein-coding sequences:
- the METTL4 gene encoding N(6)-adenine-specific methyltransferase METTL4 isoform X4, whose protein sequence is MSVVHRLAAGWLVDHLSFINQCGYETCDSFACPSSAALNNSVASTGGCHATSGVVATSSWRGGPLLDPGDARETEGKRAKKRYVFRDEFFDISKPHIAAAPEKQLWQGCPEVSGTEVQTNSSREEHQDGAKSEAGDCVASARKKRKRKCVYNQGELDALEYHSRVRKLIWEGTLHLVQEGLKSGFLHPATAELSSRKNVVPGHTGCGLAELCEMAKQFPSVNESDHQAVHVLDDETSIPEQDVLSCVTENSSNWAKTVVLMGQKYLVPPKSSFLLSDISCLQPLLNYKKKYDVIVIDPPWENKSVKRSNRYSYLSSWQIKQIPVPALAAPNCLVVTWVTNRQKHLRFVKDELYPYWSVKTLAEWHWVKITRGGEFVLPLDSLHKKPYEVLVLGRVQGHVKEALRKSEDVLPVPEHKLIVSIPCSLHSHKPPLTDGKGKEVE
- the METTL4 gene encoding N(6)-adenine-specific methyltransferase METTL4 isoform X6; its protein translation is MKPVTPLHARVVQPSITLLLLLEVVMLLLALLPPLRGEVVLFWILEMQEKQKKRKRKCVYNQGELDALEYHSRVRKLIWEGTLHLVQEGLKSGFLHPATAELSSRKNVVPGHTGCGLAELCEMAKQFPSVNESDHQAVHVLDDETSIPEQDVLSCVTENSSNWAKTVVLMGQKYLVPPKSSFLLSDISCLQPLLNYKKKYDVIVIDPPWENKSVKRSNRYSYLSSWQIKQIPVPALAAPNCLVVTWVTNRQKHLRFVKDELYPYWSVKTLAEWHWVKITRGGEFVLPLDSLHKKPYEVLVLGRVQGHVKEALRKSEDVLPVPEHKLIVSIPCSLHSHKPPLTGSCTTFFAIAPECLAVLMGFWQSLSSQMWNAWSCLLATYNLAGPAGEMRF
- the METTL4 gene encoding N(6)-adenine-specific methyltransferase METTL4 isoform X5; this translates as MSVVHRLAAGWLVDHLSFINQCGYETCDSFACPSSAALNNSVASTGGCHATSGVVATSSWRGGPLLDPGDARETEGKRAKKRYVFRDEFFDISKPHIAAAPEKQLWQGCPEVSGTEVQTNSSREEHQDGAKSEAGDCVASARKKRKRKCVYNQGELDALEYHSRVRKLIWEGTLHLVQEGLKSGFLHPATAELSSRKNVVPGHTGCGLAELCEMAKQFPSVNESDHQAVHVLDDETSIPEQDVLSCVTENSSNWAKTVVLMGQKYLVPPKSSFLLSDISCLQPLLNYKKKYDVIVIDPPWENKSVKRSNRYSYLSSWQIKQIPVPALAAPNCLVVTWVTNRQKHLRFVKDELYPYWSVKTLAEWHWVKITRGGEFVLPLDSLHKKPYEVLVLGRVQGHVKEALRKSEDVLPVPEHKLIVSIPCSLHSHKPPLTGPL
- the METTL4 gene encoding N(6)-adenine-specific methyltransferase METTL4 isoform X3; translation: MSVVHRLAAGWLVDHLSFINQCGYETCDSFACPSSAALNNSVASTGGCHATSGVVATSSWRGGPLLDPGDARETEGKRAKKRYVFRDEFFDISKPHIAAAPEKQLWQGCPEVSGTEVQTNSSREEHQDGAKSEAGDCVASARKKRKRKCVYNQGELDALEYHSRVRKLIWEGTLHLVQEGLKSGFLHPATAELSSRKNVVPGHTGCGLAELCEMAKQFPSVNESDHQAVHVLDDETSIPEQDVLSCVTENSSNWAKTVVLMGQKYLVPPKSSFLLSDISCLQPLLNYKKKYDVIVIDPPWENKSVKRSNRYSYLSSWQIKQIPVPALAAPNCLVVTWVTNRQKHLRFVKDELYPYWSVKTLAEWHWVKITRGGEFVLPLDSLHKKPYEVLVLGRVQGHVKEALRKSEDVLPVPEHKLIVSIPCSLHSHKPPLTGSCTTFFAIAPECLAVLMMERGKKLNKA
- the METTL4 gene encoding N(6)-adenine-specific methyltransferase METTL4 isoform X1, whose product is MSVVHRLAAGWLVDHLSFINQCGYETCDSFACPSSAALNNSVASTGGCHATSGVVATSSWRGGPLLDPGDARETEGKRAKKRYVFRDEFFDISKPHIAAAPEKQLWQGCPEVSGTEVQTNSSREEHQDGAKSEAGDCVASARKKRKRKCVYNQGELDALEYHSRVRKLIWEGTLHLVQEGLKSGFLHPATAELSSRKNVVPGHTGCGLAELCEMAKQFPSVNESDHQAVHVLDDETSIPEQDVLSCVTENSSNWAKTVVLMGQKYLVPPKSSFLLSDISCLQPLLNYKKKYDVIVIDPPWENKSVKRSNRYSYLSSWQIKQIPVPALAAPNCLVVTWVTNRQKHLRFVKDELYPYWSVKTLAEWHWVKITRGGEFVLPLDSLHKKPYEVLVLGRVQGHVKEALRKSEDVLPVPEHKLIVSIPCSLHSHKPPLTGSCTTFFAIAPECLAVLMGFWQSLSSQMWNAWSCLLATYNLAGPAGEMRF
- the METTL4 gene encoding N(6)-adenine-specific methyltransferase METTL4 isoform X2, coding for MSVVHRLAAGWLVDHLSFINQCGYETCDSFACPSSAALNNSVASTGGCHATSGVVATSSWRGGPLLDPGDARETEGKRAKKRYVFRDEFFDISKPHIAAAPEKQLWQGCPEVSGTEVQTNSSREEHQDGAKSEAGDCVASARKKRKRKCVYNQGELDALEYHSRVRKLIWEGTLHLVQEGLKSGFLHPATAELSSRKNVVPGHTGCGLAELCEMAKQFPSVNESDHQAVHVLDDETSIPEQDVLSCVTENSSNWAKTVVLMGQKYLVPPKSSFLLSDISCLQPLLNYKKKYDVIVIDPPWENKSVKRSNRYSYLSSWQIKQIPVPALAAPNCLVVTWVTNRQKHLRFVKDELYPYWSVKTLAEWHWVKITRGGEFVLPLDSLHKKPYEVLVLGRVQGHVKEALRKSEDVLPVPEHKLIVSIPCSLHSHKPPLTGVLAEFIKPDVECLELFARNLQPGWTSWGNEVLKFQHIDYFTLLQNEN